One genomic segment of Ignavibacteriota bacterium includes these proteins:
- a CDS encoding efflux RND transporter periplasmic adaptor subunit, translating to MNKLENNFLNSIKYFAVMIFLLIAIASCNNDEVKTENTNEVEAPPSISEKKSNKVKFIELDQAQISELKISTKLITKEIATHILSVPGFVFPAPENISIISAPLDGRVAKIYAHEGENIRKGQVLLELESIEYGNLVAEYLQTNADKTYQENKLTRIKLLVEKKISSKSDLDKAEAEFTRANAALRAAYSKLKAVGTSEKEISNFINSSSINPSLKIIAPINGTIDQHLIDLGQSVIAYDKMLSIIDLSKVLVRGYVSPEDGANVKAGNKIKVSQKNNVLNFVEGNISTINPALDETNKSIVINSILDTKNNWPKPGENLKVDINIVSPEPIISIPLSAIAYDGDESVVFVKATETRFEQRPVILKRIYESSAIVSAGLYEDEEIAVNQIFSLKALLRFEDYADE from the coding sequence ATGAACAAACTAGAAAATAATTTCTTAAACTCAATTAAATATTTTGCGGTAATGATATTTTTACTTATCGCAATTGCTTCATGTAATAATGATGAAGTAAAAACCGAAAACACCAATGAGGTTGAGGCTCCTCCTTCTATTTCGGAAAAGAAAAGTAACAAAGTAAAATTTATTGAATTGGATCAAGCGCAAATTAGCGAATTGAAAATAAGCACAAAATTAATTACAAAAGAAATTGCTACACATATTTTGAGCGTACCGGGATTTGTTTTTCCGGCACCGGAAAATATTTCTATAATCAGTGCCCCGCTTGATGGAAGAGTCGCAAAAATTTACGCACATGAAGGTGAAAATATTAGAAAAGGACAAGTTCTGCTTGAACTTGAAAGTATTGAATACGGTAATCTTGTTGCAGAATATTTGCAAACCAATGCCGATAAAACATATCAAGAAAATAAACTTACAAGAATAAAATTATTGGTTGAAAAGAAAATATCATCCAAAAGTGATCTTGATAAAGCTGAAGCAGAATTTACGAGAGCAAATGCAGCACTAAGAGCCGCTTATTCTAAACTTAAAGCAGTCGGCACTTCGGAAAAAGAAATTAGTAATTTTATAAACTCATCATCTATAAATCCAAGTTTAAAAATTATAGCTCCAATAAATGGAACAATAGATCAACATTTAATAGATCTTGGGCAATCCGTAATTGCTTACGATAAAATGCTTTCAATTATTGATTTAAGCAAAGTTTTAGTTAGAGGTTATGTTTCACCCGAAGACGGAGCAAATGTAAAAGCCGGAAATAAAATTAAGGTATCGCAAAAAAATAATGTTTTAAATTTTGTTGAAGGAAATATTTCTACAATAAATCCAGCTTTGGATGAAACAAATAAATCAATAGTTATCAATTCAATTTTAGATACAAAAAATAATTGGCCGAAACCCGGAGAAAATCTAAAAGTCGATATTAATATTGTGAGCCCGGAACCAATAATCTCTATTCCACTTAGCGCAATTGCTTACGATGGAGATGAGTCTGTTGTATTCGTAAAAGCTACCGAAACACGATTTGAACAAAGACCGGTAATATTAAAAAGAATTTATGAATCATCGGCAATTGTTTCCGCTGGATTATATGAAGATGAAGAAATAGCGGTCAATCAAATATTTAGTTTAAAAGCATTATTAAGATTTGAAGATTATGCAGATGAATAA
- a CDS encoding TolC family protein: protein MKIKYFLFILFQTTILFSQSVSQADSILNQKLTLKNSIEFALNHNPDLNKTRELLNFNNGEWWSSFGLYSPTLTYAREGIDKNISNSFLEQRWHLEQSIDFPLTTYFRLSKISNEKEALNHQLKNETIQLTANVKIKYVNVLYNKRILSLREKQINLAEELKKAATSKLEAGEIAELEMMKSEIQLSEAQNFYEDAVQEFHKARYELFNIIGLEPANQKYEIEFEDSLRINFDGFNQLDVLTNFENQPLILSYNSLLESTSQNINEAWSSFLPNLNFNYFNQDFGAGYKFKGYEIGLSIPVWFMFNQNGNIQKAKAKNREIEWSLKAAKLNIKTEIENAWHGYETSKAKIKRYENTIRDLADQLQNLTLIGYQLGELDLLRLLDAQQTYLNSEINYYNALKNYYQQIIQLEKYLDAEVIY, encoded by the coding sequence TTGAAAATAAAATATTTTTTATTCATATTATTTCAAACAACAATTTTATTTAGCCAATCAGTTTCGCAAGCTGACTCGATATTAAACCAAAAACTTACTCTGAAAAATTCAATAGAATTTGCACTAAATCATAATCCGGATTTAAATAAAACCCGCGAATTACTAAACTTTAATAATGGAGAATGGTGGAGTTCGTTCGGACTTTATTCACCAACTCTAACCTATGCTCGCGAAGGAATTGATAAAAATATTTCAAATTCTTTTTTGGAACAAAGATGGCATTTGGAACAATCAATTGATTTTCCTTTAACAACATATTTTCGCTTAAGTAAAATCTCTAACGAAAAGGAAGCGTTAAATCATCAGCTTAAAAATGAAACAATTCAATTGACTGCAAATGTTAAAATTAAATACGTGAATGTTTTATATAATAAAAGAATTTTGAGCTTAAGAGAAAAACAAATAAATCTTGCAGAAGAATTAAAGAAAGCCGCAACATCAAAACTTGAAGCCGGTGAAATTGCCGAACTTGAAATGATGAAATCAGAAATACAGCTTTCAGAAGCACAAAATTTTTATGAGGATGCCGTACAAGAATTTCACAAAGCAAGATATGAATTGTTTAATATAATTGGGTTGGAACCGGCAAATCAAAAATATGAAATTGAATTTGAAGATAGTCTAAGAATTAATTTTGATGGATTTAATCAACTTGATGTTTTAACAAATTTTGAAAATCAACCTTTAATTTTAAGCTATAATAGTTTATTAGAATCAACTTCGCAAAATATAAATGAAGCGTGGAGTTCGTTTTTACCGAATTTAAATTTTAATTATTTCAATCAAGATTTTGGTGCCGGATATAAATTTAAAGGTTACGAAATTGGTTTGAGTATTCCGGTTTGGTTTATGTTTAATCAAAACGGAAATATTCAAAAAGCAAAAGCGAAGAATAGAGAAATTGAATGGTCTTTAAAAGCAGCAAAATTAAATATCAAAACAGAAATTGAAAATGCTTGGCATGGTTATGAAACCAGTAAAGCTAAAATAAAAAGATATGAAAATACAATTAGAGATTTGGCTGATCAGCTTCAGAATTTAACTTTAATAGGATATCAATTAGGCGAGCTTGATTTATTAAGACTTTTAGATGCTCAGCAGACTTATTTAAATAGTGAAATAAATTATTACAATGCATTAAAAAATTATTATCAGCAAATAATTCAATTGGAAAAATATTTGGATGCTGAAGTAATTTATTGA
- a CDS encoding DUF4405 domain-containing protein, producing the protein MAFTNFNFRKFISFYIAISFIVMLISGIVLFFAPPGRVANWSYWAVFGFTKTQWQSIHTIFTFLFIAAGSFHIYFNWKTLMFYLKSHKKPVPKIRVEFALSVIISFLVLLLTLNNIPPFSNFLEFGEYLKESWENEINSPPVAHAEILTLSEFSKITNIPVKQIKDKLQDSNILISNESLTLNEIAETNKLTPNELYNIIKNEKNEVVGNLQNQKGYGRKTIEEVCSELNINIESALQNLRNKNISADASDKLKNIANENNLLPIDVYNIIVNKKLKM; encoded by the coding sequence ATGGCATTTACAAATTTTAATTTTAGAAAATTTATTAGTTTTTATATAGCAATTTCATTTATAGTAATGTTAATTTCCGGAATAGTTCTTTTCTTTGCACCTCCGGGAAGAGTTGCAAATTGGTCTTATTGGGCTGTTTTTGGTTTCACAAAAACACAATGGCAGTCAATTCATACAATTTTTACTTTTTTATTTATTGCTGCCGGAAGTTTTCACATTTATTTTAATTGGAAAACTTTAATGTTTTATCTTAAATCGCATAAAAAACCGGTTCCAAAAATTAGAGTAGAATTTGCATTATCCGTTATTATAAGTTTCTTAGTATTACTTCTAACATTAAATAATATTCCTCCGTTTAGTAATTTTTTAGAGTTTGGCGAATACTTAAAAGAATCTTGGGAAAATGAAATAAATTCCCCGCCGGTTGCTCATGCTGAAATTTTAACTCTTTCTGAATTTTCAAAAATTACAAATATTCCGGTTAAACAGATTAAAGATAAATTGCAAGATTCAAACATTCTTATTTCAAACGAAAGTTTAACACTGAATGAAATTGCAGAAACAAATAAACTTACTCCAAATGAACTTTACAATATTATTAAAAATGAAAAAAATGAAGTTGTGGGAAATTTACAAAATCAAAAAGGTTACGGAAGAAAAACTATTGAAGAAGTTTGCAGTGAATTAAATATCAATATTGAAAGTGCTCTGCAGAATTTGAGGAATAAAAATATTTCTGCCGATGCATCTGATAAATTAAAAAATATTGCAAATGAAAATAACTTACTTCCTATTGATGTTTACAATATTATAGTTAACAAGAAATTAAAAATGTAA
- a CDS encoding DUF2202 domain-containing protein, whose translation MKNFKKSLSKLLIISFASLIILSACNSPVESTNDNYSEDISEILKDMELEDVNPTEMEGLIFMREEEKLARDVYLVLYETWNVQIFSNIAKSEQKHTDAIKILLEKYQIEDPVITDEVGVFQNADLQTLYNSLIEKGKVSLVEALNVGAAIEEIDILDLEKNLAQIDSEDITLVYNNLMRGSRNHLRAFVKNLSAQGVEYQAQYLEQAQYETIVSSGVEGGSRRGRGRK comes from the coding sequence ATGAAAAACTTTAAAAAATCTTTATCAAAATTGCTTATAATATCTTTTGCATCACTAATTATTTTATCTGCATGCAATTCACCGGTTGAATCAACAAATGATAATTATTCGGAAGATATATCTGAAATTTTGAAAGATATGGAATTGGAAGATGTTAATCCCACCGAAATGGAAGGATTAATTTTTATGCGCGAAGAAGAAAAACTTGCACGTGATGTATATTTGGTTTTATATGAAACTTGGAATGTACAAATATTCAGCAATATTGCAAAAAGTGAACAAAAACATACAGATGCTATAAAAATATTATTGGAAAAATATCAAATTGAAGATCCGGTTATTACAGATGAAGTTGGTGTTTTTCAGAATGCTGATCTGCAAACTTTATATAATTCGTTGATTGAAAAAGGTAAAGTATCGTTAGTTGAAGCGCTTAATGTTGGTGCCGCAATTGAAGAAATTGATATTTTAGATTTAGAAAAAAATCTTGCACAAATTGATAGTGAAGATATAACTTTGGTATATAACAATTTAATGCGCGGTTCACGAAATCATTTGAGAGCTTTTGTAAAAAATTTGAGTGCACAGGGGGTTGAATATCAAGCTCAATACTTAGAGCAAGCACAATATGAAACAATTGTTTCTTCTGGCGTCGAGGGAGGCTCAAGAAGAGGCAGAGGACGAAAATAG
- a CDS encoding amino acid permease produces the protein MKNSSPKTELVRSLTLTASIMIVAGSMIGSGIFRKPATMAGQLGSPELLILIWILAGVITFIGALVNAEIAGIIDSTGGQYVYFRKMYGDGVAFIYGWSVLSVIQTGSQAAIAYVFGEYLGYFIKYPQLPQSLQDITFYMPLVGDIHPFFEFGPKAVAIICIIFLTTVNYFGVIFGGIVQTIVTIIKIAAIALLAILLITIGDGSFSNIYSGFNLVQNTSSGLISAIGLALAGAFWAYDGWNNVTFISGEMKNPQRNIPLGLLYGTVIVMAIYVIINIAYLYILPIDVMKNSPLVAASAMEILFGPSGASIISIAVIISTFGALNGSILASARVQFAMAKDNLFFNFLGKVHPKFGTPHTSLLIQGLWSSVLVLSGSFDTITDYVIFAAWLFYMLGAYGVIILRKKMPNVNRPFKVWGYPYLPLIFVAFSFLFLINSVVSDSEDAAMGLILIISGLPFYFYWKYLAKNKSNV, from the coding sequence ATGAAAAACTCATCTCCCAAAACTGAATTAGTTAGAAGTTTAACATTAACTGCTTCAATTATGATTGTTGCCGGATCAATGATTGGATCTGGTATTTTCCGCAAACCAGCCACAATGGCTGGGCAATTAGGCTCACCGGAATTACTAATTTTAATTTGGATTTTAGCCGGAGTAATTACATTTATTGGCGCATTAGTAAATGCTGAAATTGCGGGAATTATTGACTCAACCGGTGGACAATATGTTTACTTTAGAAAAATGTACGGAGACGGAGTTGCATTTATTTATGGCTGGTCGGTACTTTCCGTAATTCAAACCGGAAGTCAAGCGGCTATTGCTTACGTATTTGGTGAATATTTGGGATATTTTATAAAATATCCTCAGCTTCCCCAAAGTTTGCAAGATATTACTTTTTATATGCCGCTGGTTGGTGATATTCATCCGTTTTTTGAATTTGGTCCGAAAGCAGTCGCAATTATTTGTATCATTTTTCTAACAACTGTAAATTACTTCGGTGTAATTTTCGGCGGAATTGTTCAAACAATTGTAACAATTATTAAAATTGCCGCAATTGCATTATTGGCCATTTTACTTATCACAATTGGAGATGGTTCATTCTCAAATATTTACAGCGGATTTAATCTTGTGCAAAATACTTCAAGCGGATTAATTTCAGCAATCGGTTTAGCCCTCGCCGGTGCTTTCTGGGCATATGACGGATGGAATAATGTAACTTTTATTTCCGGTGAAATGAAAAATCCTCAAAGAAACATTCCTTTAGGTTTACTCTACGGAACTGTAATTGTAATGGCAATTTATGTTATTATCAATATTGCATATTTATATATTCTTCCAATTGATGTAATGAAAAATTCTCCTTTGGTTGCGGCTTCGGCAATGGAAATTTTATTTGGTCCATCCGGCGCTTCTATAATTTCTATTGCTGTTATTATTTCAACATTCGGCGCACTTAATGGAAGTATTTTAGCATCCGCACGAGTTCAGTTTGCAATGGCTAAGGATAATTTATTTTTCAACTTTCTTGGAAAAGTTCATCCAAAATTTGGAACACCTCACACTTCACTTTTAATTCAAGGACTTTGGTCAAGCGTACTCGTTCTTTCCGGTTCTTTTGATACAATTACCGATTATGTAATTTTTGCGGCTTGGTTATTTTATATGCTGGGCGCTTATGGTGTAATAATTCTTAGAAAGAAAATGCCGAACGTGAATCGTCCATTCAAAGTTTGGGGATATCCTTATCTACCATTAATTTTTGTTGCATTTTCATTTCTATTTTTAATTAATTCTGTTGTTTCCGATTCCGAAGATGCCGCAATGGGATTGATATTGATAATTTCCGGTTTACCATTTTATTTTTATTGGAAATATTTAGCAAAGAATAAAAGTAACGTTTGA
- a CDS encoding efflux RND transporter permease subunit, translating into MILTKFSLNRQITLIMFYAVVIGFSLFSFSQLKIDFFPDIQFPIAGIITNYSGVGPEDIENLISRPIEEAVSSVKNIEKVNSQSFKGASIVTLEFKYGTDMNQAEADIRKNLDYIRDFLPADANEPITFVFDPSMSPIVFLNLSSEYLGSAELRRLAEETIEPLFERVDGVASVQTQGGLQRQININLNPTLLASFGLSPDDVAQAIQLGSGLLPGGTIETNQKTYNLRIFSEYRTLEQIKNTIVTIRGTESVLVKDVANVEDGYKENASEVRADYGEGVMMFIMKQSDANTVLTSRRIKEVMPDILARLPQGTKLTSLWDQSDFIMLSVNNLSNTAIISFVLAFIVIYFFLRNIRGSIIMGISIPLSVIVTFAVMYASNLTLNIISMAGLALAIGMLVDNSIVVLENIYRHREMGKNKIDAADIGTTEVGLAITASTLTTIAVFVPVLFVPNITGQLFKDLVLTITFSLIVSLIVALTIVPFMSANILRLEKKSNDGFLNSYKNKIGIWLDRLSNNYSKILNWSLLHKITVLLVVAIFFIASIGLTTFLGGEFLPKSDQGFIDFLMESPSGTPIEKTRLYAYQIEDIVKEIVPADAMESLAIFYGEREGIGAFGTTSSTVEAIIKLKSKELRKITQFEIQDSLRKRLDEIPGVTYFFQEGATFSTEKDVEVKIIGFDTDGAKAIANQLKSKFEKVEGFVDITLNTKETTPELQVRLNKDIMNDLKLSGLSVASNISTAMAGKVISQYREQGDEYDIRIQYDKKFRNQKSMIENMQIPLMNGEMIQLKQIANIAEEESSPTIFRENQSRFVSVGIGLSGIDLSKAVEEVNKIVAETAIPSEFQVIIGGTAEDQQEAFFYLTLAFIAAILLVYMIMAAQFESFVDPLIIMFTVPLSVIGVFFFLFMTGTSISVMALVGLVMLVGIAVNNGIVLVDYINQLRKQGKELYEAVKEACTARMRPVLMTALTTILGMVPLALEFGSGSETWTPLARSVIGGLTTTTLLTLVVIPILYILFEKLEDKIKTKWRARKVK; encoded by the coding sequence ATGATATTAACAAAATTTTCTTTGAATCGACAAATAACACTCATAATGTTTTATGCTGTAGTTATTGGTTTTAGTTTATTTTCATTTTCACAATTAAAAATTGATTTCTTCCCGGATATTCAATTCCCTATTGCCGGAATTATTACAAATTATTCCGGTGTTGGTCCGGAAGATATTGAAAATTTAATTTCACGACCAATTGAAGAAGCTGTATCATCAGTTAAAAATATTGAGAAAGTGAATTCTCAATCATTCAAAGGTGCATCAATTGTAACTCTTGAATTTAAATACGGAACTGATATGAATCAAGCAGAAGCTGATATCAGAAAAAATTTAGATTATATAAGAGATTTTCTTCCGGCTGATGCAAACGAACCAATTACTTTTGTTTTCGATCCATCAATGAGTCCGATAGTATTTTTAAATTTAAGTTCGGAATATCTTGGCTCTGCCGAATTAAGAAGATTAGCTGAAGAAACAATTGAGCCGCTTTTTGAAAGAGTTGACGGAGTTGCATCTGTTCAGACTCAAGGTGGTTTGCAAAGACAAATTAATATAAATCTAAATCCAACATTGCTTGCATCGTTTGGTTTATCACCGGATGATGTTGCTCAAGCTATTCAACTTGGGAGCGGACTTTTGCCCGGCGGCACAATTGAAACAAATCAAAAAACTTATAACTTAAGAATTTTTAGCGAGTACCGTACTTTAGAACAAATAAAAAATACAATTGTTACAATTCGAGGAACAGAATCGGTTCTTGTAAAAGATGTTGCAAATGTTGAAGATGGTTATAAAGAAAATGCATCGGAAGTGCGTGCGGATTATGGTGAAGGCGTTATGATGTTTATTATGAAACAATCGGATGCAAATACAGTTTTAACTTCAAGAAGAATTAAAGAAGTTATGCCGGATATTTTAGCAAGACTTCCGCAGGGAACAAAATTAACATCATTGTGGGATCAGTCAGATTTCATAATGCTTTCCGTAAATAATCTTAGCAATACCGCAATAATTTCATTTGTTCTGGCATTTATTGTAATATACTTTTTCCTTCGCAATATTCGCGGAAGTATAATTATGGGAATTTCAATTCCCCTTTCCGTAATTGTAACATTTGCAGTTATGTATGCATCAAATTTAACATTAAATATTATTTCCATGGCGGGACTTGCATTAGCAATAGGAATGCTTGTAGATAATTCAATTGTTGTTCTTGAAAATATTTATCGCCATAGAGAAATGGGTAAAAATAAAATTGATGCCGCCGATATTGGGACAACAGAAGTAGGTTTGGCAATTACAGCTTCAACATTAACAACAATTGCAGTTTTCGTTCCGGTTTTATTTGTGCCAAATATAACGGGGCAATTATTTAAAGATTTAGTTTTAACAATTACATTCAGTTTAATAGTTTCGTTAATTGTTGCGCTAACTATTGTTCCTTTTATGTCGGCAAATATTTTACGATTAGAGAAAAAAAGTAACGATGGTTTTTTAAATTCATATAAAAATAAAATTGGAATTTGGCTTGATCGCCTTTCAAATAATTACTCAAAAATTTTGAATTGGTCTTTACTTCATAAAATAACTGTTCTTTTAGTTGTGGCAATATTTTTTATAGCATCAATAGGATTAACAACATTTCTTGGCGGAGAATTTTTACCAAAAAGTGATCAAGGATTTATAGATTTCTTAATGGAATCACCATCGGGAACACCAATAGAGAAAACAAGATTATATGCATATCAAATTGAGGATATTGTAAAAGAAATTGTTCCGGCTGATGCAATGGAATCATTAGCAATTTTTTATGGTGAGCGAGAAGGAATTGGAGCTTTCGGCACAACATCAAGCACAGTTGAAGCAATTATAAAACTTAAATCAAAAGAACTTAGAAAAATTACACAATTCGAGATTCAAGATTCTTTAAGAAAAAGACTTGATGAAATTCCCGGTGTAACTTATTTCTTTCAAGAAGGCGCAACATTTTCCACTGAAAAAGATGTAGAAGTTAAAATTATAGGGTTTGATACTGATGGAGCAAAAGCAATCGCCAATCAGCTAAAAAGTAAATTTGAAAAAGTTGAAGGATTTGTTGATATAACATTGAACACGAAAGAAACAACACCGGAATTACAAGTCCGTCTTAACAAAGATATAATGAATGATCTTAAACTTTCCGGATTGTCTGTTGCAAGTAATATTTCAACTGCGATGGCTGGAAAGGTTATTTCACAGTATAGAGAACAAGGTGATGAATATGATATCAGAATTCAGTATGATAAAAAATTCCGAAACCAAAAATCAATGATTGAAAATATGCAAATTCCTTTAATGAACGGTGAAATGATTCAACTTAAACAAATTGCAAACATTGCTGAAGAAGAATCATCACCAACAATATTTAGAGAAAATCAAAGCAGATTTGTATCGGTCGGAATTGGACTTTCCGGAATTGATTTATCCAAAGCCGTAGAAGAAGTAAATAAAATTGTTGCTGAAACTGCAATTCCATCCGAGTTTCAAGTAATAATTGGCGGTACCGCAGAAGATCAACAGGAAGCATTTTTCTATTTAACATTGGCTTTCATTGCGGCAATTCTATTGGTTTATATGATTATGGCTGCTCAGTTTGAATCTTTTGTTGATCCATTGATAATTATGTTCACAGTTCCTCTTTCGGTTATTGGTGTTTTCTTTTTTCTATTTATGACCGGCACAAGCATAAGTGTAATGGCTTTAGTGGGATTAGTAATGTTAGTTGGCATTGCTGTTAATAACGGCATTGTTTTGGTGGATTATATAAATCAATTAAGAAAACAAGGTAAAGAATTATACGAAGCTGTTAAAGAAGCATGCACCGCTAGAATGCGCCCGGTTTTAATGACAGCATTAACAACTATTTTGGGAATGGTTCCATTAGCATTGGAATTTGGTTCAGGCTCTGAAACATGGACTCCACTTGCCCGCTCGGTAATTGGCGGATTAACAACAACCACATTGTTAACATTAGTTGTTATTCCAATTTTATATATTTTATTTGAAAAATTGGAAGATAAAATAAAGACTAAATGGAGAGCTAGAAAAGTTAAATAA
- a CDS encoding efflux RND transporter periplasmic adaptor subunit, with translation MKKLFLVSAIFLMLIFTACEEETKQKNEKIVPVKVYTVKLDNIENFVKATGTIAAGEDVIVFSKVSEKIVKVFVKPGDKISQGQTIALQYNALFKQSVAAAETAVKSAQTQFNLAQQEFNRMKNLFDQKAISSQQFDQIKTQYESAELGLQASKVQLQQAKEQFDNSYIKSPFNGTIASIYIEQNQMVAAGLPIAQIINSNSMKAKVKIPSDEIGKIFKEQSVSIEFPSIPNKIFEGIVSEIDQAVDPISKNLQVEISLIKPGGSIKSGMFGEFLIKTSIKDNSIIIPENSIQSRTEVKIDRETGLQKSIKKYFVFVIKNGKANLIEVKTGISSDGRIEILSGLNVGDTIVVVGQNIVKSGDKVKIID, from the coding sequence ATGAAAAAATTATTTTTGGTTTCCGCAATATTTTTAATGTTAATATTTACTGCATGCGAAGAAGAAACAAAACAAAAAAATGAAAAGATTGTTCCGGTAAAAGTTTATACCGTAAAATTAGATAATATTGAAAACTTTGTAAAAGCAACAGGAACAATTGCAGCCGGCGAAGATGTTATTGTGTTTTCTAAAGTTTCAGAGAAAATTGTAAAAGTTTTTGTTAAACCCGGAGACAAAATTTCGCAGGGGCAAACAATTGCTTTGCAATATAATGCTTTATTTAAGCAAAGTGTTGCTGCTGCCGAAACAGCCGTTAAATCAGCGCAAACTCAGTTTAATTTAGCACAACAAGAATTTAATAGGATGAAGAATTTATTTGATCAAAAAGCAATAAGTTCGCAGCAATTTGATCAAATTAAAACACAATACGAATCTGCAGAATTAGGTTTGCAAGCTTCTAAAGTACAATTGCAGCAAGCCAAAGAACAATTCGATAATAGTTATATCAAATCTCCTTTTAACGGAACTATTGCTTCAATTTATATCGAACAAAATCAAATGGTTGCAGCCGGTTTGCCAATTGCACAAATTATAAATTCAAATTCAATGAAAGCAAAAGTTAAAATTCCATCCGACGAAATTGGTAAGATATTTAAAGAGCAATCAGTAAGTATAGAATTTCCATCCATTCCAAATAAAATTTTTGAAGGAATTGTATCAGAAATTGATCAAGCAGTTGATCCGATTTCCAAAAATTTACAAGTTGAAATATCACTCATAAAACCGGGTGGCTCAATAAAATCGGGAATGTTTGGAGAGTTCCTAATTAAAACATCGATAAAAGATAATAGCATTATAATTCCGGAAAATTCAATACAAAGTAGAACAGAAGTTAAAATAGATAGAGAAACCGGACTTCAAAAATCAATTAAAAAATATTTTGTTTTTGTGATTAAAAATGGGAAAGCAAATTTAATTGAAGTCAAAACAGGAATAAGCAGTGACGGAAGAATTGAAATTTTATCGGGATTAAATGTTGGCGATACAATTGTTGTTGTTGGACAAAATATTGTTAAGTCTGGTGATAAAGTTAAAATTATTGATTAA